Proteins encoded by one window of Kineococcus endophyticus:
- a CDS encoding 1-phosphofructokinase family hexose kinase, translating to MTGPPVVTVLTPNPAVDLTYRVAEQRIGTTQRVLDVARRPGGKGVNVARVLQSVGARARCVLPLGGASGAWLAEALDVPATVVPLAGQTRSTVTVVDGEQHPTMFGEPGPAVTGDEWDEVTERVTREVTSAAFVVAGSLPPGTDPDLVGVWVRAAGGLAVADVSGPALLAAAAAGAVCAPNTEELLEATGTADVGAGAHALLGLGAPLVVVSRGAAGLTGHSPDGEVHVPAVDGVSGNPTGAGDAATAGLVLALVRGLPTAGALRWAAAFGAAAVLRPTAGEVDHDALARFLPDLEPPLDRSPA from the coding sequence GTGACCGGGCCGCCGGTCGTGACGGTGCTCACCCCGAACCCCGCCGTCGACCTCACCTACCGGGTGGCCGAGCAGCGGATCGGCACCACCCAGCGGGTCCTCGACGTCGCCCGCCGCCCGGGCGGGAAGGGGGTCAACGTCGCCCGCGTCCTGCAGTCGGTCGGGGCGCGGGCCCGGTGCGTCCTGCCCCTCGGCGGCGCCTCCGGCGCGTGGCTGGCGGAGGCCCTGGACGTGCCGGCGACGGTCGTCCCGCTCGCCGGTCAGACCCGCTCGACGGTCACCGTCGTCGACGGCGAGCAGCACCCGACGATGTTCGGCGAACCGGGCCCCGCGGTCACGGGTGACGAGTGGGACGAGGTGACGGAGCGGGTGACGCGGGAGGTCACCAGCGCCGCCTTCGTCGTGGCCGGTTCCCTGCCCCCGGGGACCGACCCGGACCTCGTCGGCGTCTGGGTCCGCGCGGCGGGAGGCCTCGCCGTCGCCGACGTGAGCGGACCGGCGCTGCTCGCGGCGGCCGCGGCCGGCGCCGTCTGCGCGCCGAACACCGAGGAACTTCTGGAGGCCACCGGCACCGCCGACGTCGGCGCCGGTGCGCACGCCCTCCTCGGCCTGGGCGCACCCCTGGTCGTGGTGTCCCGCGGCGCAGCGGGTCTGACGGGGCACTCCCCCGACGGCGAGGTCCACGTCCCCGCCGTGGACGGGGTGTCGGGGAACCCCACCGGCGCCGGCGACGCCGCCACGGCCGGTCTCGTCCTCGCCCTCGTGCGGGGACTCCCGACGGCCGGTGCCCTGCGGTGGGCGGCCGCGTTCGGCGCGGCGGCCGTCCTGCGCCCCACGGCCGGCGAGGTGGACCACGACGCCCTCGCCCGGTTCCTCCCCGACCTCGAACCCCCTCTGGACAGGAGCCCCGCATGA
- a CDS encoding carbohydrate ABC transporter permease — protein MTTYENARRRSVRRRWTPGEALAGWGFVAPALLVVGGLTLFPAAWALVLSFRKWDGFSPQVGVGTQNYRDLLSDPAVLSAAWHTLLYTAMFVPASLLLGLLLATALNRRIRFIGFYRTAVFVPFVVSAAATGILTTYLFSPQFGLVNNVLRVLHLPQQGWLEDSGQALVVITLMSLWGQAAFTTVIYLAALQDVPHETVEAARIDGAGSLQVTWRVVWPQLRPVTTFVGVYLTLQALQLFDLVYATTRGGPLDATQTIVYLVWTTAFQKLQFGYGSAIAYGLFVLTLAVTVAVTVTQRRAARRTR, from the coding sequence GTGACGACGTACGAGAACGCCCGGCGCCGGTCCGTCCGCCGCCGGTGGACCCCCGGCGAGGCCCTCGCCGGCTGGGGCTTCGTCGCCCCCGCACTCCTGGTCGTGGGCGGCCTGACGCTGTTCCCCGCCGCGTGGGCGCTGGTCCTGTCGTTCCGGAAGTGGGACGGGTTCAGCCCGCAGGTCGGGGTCGGGACGCAGAACTACCGCGACCTCCTGAGCGACCCCGCCGTGCTGAGCGCGGCCTGGCACACGCTCCTGTACACGGCGATGTTCGTCCCGGCCTCCCTGCTCCTCGGCCTGCTCCTGGCGACGGCGCTGAACCGCCGCATCCGGTTCATCGGCTTCTACCGGACGGCCGTGTTCGTGCCGTTCGTCGTGTCGGCGGCCGCGACCGGCATCCTCACGACCTACCTCTTCAGCCCGCAGTTCGGTCTCGTCAACAACGTCCTGCGGGTCCTGCACCTGCCCCAGCAGGGGTGGCTGGAGGACAGCGGCCAGGCGCTCGTCGTCATCACCCTCATGTCGCTGTGGGGCCAGGCCGCGTTCACGACGGTCATCTACCTCGCGGCGCTGCAGGACGTGCCCCACGAGACGGTCGAGGCCGCCCGCATCGACGGCGCCGGTTCCCTCCAGGTGACCTGGCGGGTCGTCTGGCCGCAGCTGCGCCCCGTGACGACGTTCGTCGGCGTCTACCTGACGCTGCAGGCCCTGCAGTTGTTCGACCTCGTCTACGCCACGACGCGGGGCGGTCCGCTGGACGCGACGCAGACCATCGTCTACCTCGTGTGGACCACGGCGTTCCAGAAGCTGCAGTTCGGGTACGGCTCGGCCATCGCCTACGGCCTGTTCGTGCTCACCCTCGCCGTGACGGTCGCCGTGACCGTGACCCAACGCCGTGCCGCCCGGAGGACCCGATGA
- a CDS encoding DeoR family transcriptional regulator: MTPTTTTTTTTTTTTTLGPGKRARRLRAELQLLAASGASGAPVPLQRLTQELSVSVATVRRDLADLEAQGLVVRTHGGARISSTAADSRSACGPGVPRR; this comes from the coding sequence ATGACCCCGACCACGACCACGACCACGACCACGACGACGACCACGACCCTGGGGCCGGGCAAGCGCGCCCGTCGGCTGCGTGCCGAACTGCAGCTGCTCGCCGCGTCGGGAGCCTCCGGTGCGCCGGTCCCGCTGCAGCGGCTGACGCAGGAGTTGTCGGTCTCGGTGGCCACCGTGCGCCGGGACCTGGCCGACCTGGAGGCGCAGGGCCTCGTCGTCCGCACCCACGGCGGTGCGCGCATCTCGTCCACGGCCGCGGACTCCCGGTCCGCCTGCGGGCCGGGAGTTCCGCGGAGGTGA
- a CDS encoding extracellular solute-binding protein, translated as MRPTRRTVLSAAATLGFLPVLGGCGREEVTVLDTDAEVQLVFWSGQSDDAATVLQGLVDEFQRLHPNVHLDMSPGASSTEELLQKLAASFAADEAPDISYTFGSWASQLERSGRTLDVTAVVADPEVRWEEFTQAARDTARPTGRRTIGFPAVVDNVSLFFNTTVFDRAGVAHPTPDWSWQDFRTAAKALTDPATNTFGYAYSVSGSEETTWQLWPHLWQNGGAVLDGTTGRSAFQSDAGVEALEFLRAMAVDDRSVYLDQTDTKFAQLFASDRVAMMTSGPWELSALKTAGTAYGVVPLPGTGGNHETVSGPDLWTLFDNRDVNRAHWATEFARWLTSAEQDERFNVAVGNLPLRSSEATSPAFLAQARELPGLDVIQANAANARTSRPTVPGYNGLSEAVGNAVAHVLQGQGSARTALQDAAEAADRALRQG; from the coding sequence GTGCGCCCCACCCGCAGAACCGTCCTGTCCGCCGCCGCCACCCTCGGGTTCCTCCCCGTGCTCGGCGGCTGCGGACGGGAGGAGGTCACCGTCCTGGACACGGACGCCGAGGTGCAGCTCGTGTTCTGGTCCGGCCAGAGCGACGACGCCGCCACCGTCCTGCAGGGCCTCGTGGACGAGTTCCAGCGGCTGCACCCCAACGTGCACCTGGACATGTCCCCCGGTGCGTCCTCGACGGAGGAACTGCTGCAGAAGCTCGCCGCGTCCTTCGCCGCCGACGAGGCCCCGGACATCTCCTACACCTTCGGTTCCTGGGCCAGCCAGCTCGAACGCTCCGGACGGACCCTCGACGTCACCGCCGTCGTCGCCGACCCGGAGGTCCGGTGGGAGGAGTTCACCCAGGCCGCCCGCGACACCGCCCGCCCCACAGGCCGGCGCACGATCGGGTTCCCCGCCGTCGTCGACAACGTCTCGCTGTTCTTCAACACCACGGTCTTCGACCGGGCCGGCGTGGCGCACCCCACGCCCGACTGGAGCTGGCAGGACTTCCGCACCGCGGCCAAGGCCCTCACCGACCCGGCGACGAACACCTTCGGGTACGCCTACTCGGTCTCGGGCAGCGAGGAGACGACCTGGCAGCTGTGGCCGCACCTGTGGCAGAACGGCGGGGCGGTCCTCGACGGGACCACCGGCCGGTCGGCCTTCCAGTCCGACGCCGGCGTGGAGGCGCTGGAGTTCCTGCGCGCCATGGCCGTGGACGACCGCAGCGTCTACCTGGACCAGACCGACACGAAGTTCGCGCAGCTGTTCGCGAGCGACCGCGTGGCCATGATGACGTCGGGCCCGTGGGAGCTCTCGGCGCTGAAGACCGCGGGGACCGCCTACGGGGTCGTCCCGCTGCCGGGGACGGGAGGCAACCACGAGACGGTGTCGGGCCCGGACCTGTGGACGTTGTTCGACAACCGCGACGTCAACCGCGCGCACTGGGCGACGGAGTTCGCGCGGTGGCTGACGTCGGCCGAGCAGGACGAACGGTTCAACGTCGCCGTCGGGAACCTGCCCCTGCGGTCCAGCGAGGCCACCAGCCCCGCCTTCCTCGCCCAGGCGCGTGAACTGCCCGGCCTGGACGTCATCCAGGCCAACGCGGCCAACGCCCGGACCTCCCGGCCCACCGTCCCCGGCTACAACGGCCTGTCCGAGGCCGTCGGGAACGCCGTGGCCCACGTCCTGCAGGGCCAGGGGTCCGCGCGGACAGCCCTGCAGGACGCCGCCGAGGCGGCCGACCGAGCTCTGCGACAAGGTTAG
- a CDS encoding SIS domain-containing protein produces the protein MSTPTSTPSSATHGEVRQQPQAWRDLRRLLHDRGPALRAFLDPLLARPDLRIVLTGAGTSAFVGDIAAAALRRPLGRRLDSVPTTDLVADPRSAFADPAPVLLVSFARSGNSPESLAAVQLADELSPGVHHLVVTCHAQGRLALDRAGAERSFVLLLPEQTHDSGFAMTSSFTTMLLAVLCAFEPQHLDAVEQLATAATAVLDRAGDVEDLLDPLPHRTVFLGSGPLQGLAQEAALKVLELTAGRTAAFHDSPLGFRHGPKALVDDRTLVVVLGSADPYTARYDADILTELRGDATARVVHVDPPGLTGLPDGLRAAVLAVPVQLLALGASLRHGCTPDDPFPGGTVNRVVRGVRIHPLVHPLVEGGGGGR, from the coding sequence GTGAGCACCCCCACCAGCACTCCCAGCAGCGCCACGCACGGCGAGGTCCGGCAGCAACCGCAGGCGTGGCGCGACCTGCGCCGGCTCCTGCACGACCGCGGTCCCGCGCTGCGCGCCTTCCTCGACCCGCTGCTGGCGCGCCCCGACCTGCGCATCGTCCTCACCGGCGCGGGCACGTCGGCGTTCGTCGGCGACATCGCCGCGGCGGCGCTGCGCCGGCCGCTGGGCCGGCGGCTGGACAGCGTCCCCACGACCGACCTCGTGGCCGACCCCCGCAGCGCGTTCGCCGACCCCGCGCCCGTCCTGCTCGTCTCCTTCGCCCGGTCCGGGAACAGCCCGGAGTCGCTCGCCGCGGTGCAGCTGGCCGACGAGCTCTCCCCCGGCGTCCACCACCTCGTGGTCACCTGCCACGCGCAGGGACGGCTGGCGCTCGACCGCGCCGGGGCGGAGCGGTCCTTCGTCCTGCTCCTGCCGGAGCAGACCCACGACTCCGGGTTCGCCATGACGTCGAGCTTCACGACCATGCTGCTCGCCGTGCTCTGCGCCTTCGAGCCGCAGCACCTCGACGCCGTCGAGCAGCTCGCGACGGCGGCCACGGCGGTGCTGGACCGGGCCGGGGACGTCGAGGACCTGCTGGACCCGCTGCCGCACCGCACGGTGTTCCTGGGCAGCGGCCCCCTGCAGGGCCTGGCGCAGGAGGCGGCGCTGAAGGTGCTCGAACTCACCGCCGGCCGCACCGCGGCCTTCCACGACAGTCCGCTGGGGTTCCGGCACGGACCCAAGGCGCTCGTCGACGACCGCACGCTCGTCGTCGTCCTCGGCTCGGCGGACCCGTACACGGCGCGCTACGACGCCGACATCCTCACCGAGCTGCGGGGCGACGCCACGGCCCGCGTCGTGCACGTCGACCCGCCGGGACTGACCGGTCTGCCGGACGGGCTGCGCGCCGCCGTGCTGGCCGTGCCGGTCCAACTGCTGGCCCTGGGCGCGTCGCTGCGCCACGGGTGCACGCCCGACGACCCGTTCCCCGGGGGCACGGTGAACCGCGTCGTCCGGGGGGTCCGCATCCACCCCCTCGTCCACCCCCTCGTCGAGGGTGGAGGTGGCGGGCGGTGA
- the melA gene encoding alpha-galactosidase, with protein sequence MTRVTFVGAGSVVFTRQLVADLVRFDDLDLDLVLFDVDERRLRVADGTARQVAERLGGARRSKVSVTSTTDRRRALADTDFVVDMVQVGGIEATRRDLEIPARYGLRQTIGDTTGVGGVFRALRTFPFLSALAADVRDVAPGAVVLNYTNPMAMNVWWLHVVAPDLTTLGLCHSVYWTAHDLAELVGVPVERTRFRAAGVNHQSWLLEWTHEGRDLYPALRARIAADPELERRVRVEVFRRIGYYPTETSEHSSEYLPWFLRSDEQVERFRLRPSEYLQISEENVREFEEAERTLAAGGTLALEDGATEYAPQVIHSLVTGTPREVHANVVNHGLVDNLPAGCVVEVPTLVDGNGVHPVPVGSLPVQAAALNRPYVSVAELTVEAARTGDPRLVRQAVLVDPNASSTLTPEQVWRMCDDLVLAHGDLLPEPLRATVSPTAL encoded by the coding sequence ATGACACGAGTGACCTTCGTCGGGGCCGGCAGCGTCGTCTTCACCCGGCAGCTCGTCGCCGACCTCGTCCGGTTCGACGACCTCGACCTCGACCTCGTCCTGTTCGACGTCGACGAGCGGCGACTGCGGGTCGCCGACGGCACCGCCCGGCAGGTCGCCGAACGACTCGGCGGCGCCCGGCGGAGCAAGGTGTCCGTGACCTCCACCACCGACCGCCGGCGGGCGCTCGCGGACACCGACTTCGTCGTGGACATGGTGCAGGTCGGCGGCATCGAGGCCACCCGGCGGGACCTGGAGATCCCGGCGCGGTACGGCCTGCGGCAGACCATCGGTGACACGACCGGGGTGGGCGGGGTGTTCCGGGCCCTGCGCACCTTCCCGTTCCTGTCCGCCCTCGCGGCGGACGTGCGCGACGTCGCCCCCGGGGCCGTCGTCCTGAACTACACGAACCCGATGGCGATGAACGTGTGGTGGCTGCACGTCGTCGCCCCCGACCTGACGACCCTCGGCCTGTGCCACAGCGTGTACTGGACCGCGCACGACCTCGCCGAGCTCGTCGGCGTCCCGGTCGAGCGGACCCGCTTCCGCGCCGCGGGGGTGAACCACCAGTCGTGGCTGCTGGAGTGGACGCACGAGGGCCGCGACCTGTACCCGGCCCTGCGCGCGCGCATCGCCGCCGACCCCGAGCTCGAGCGCCGGGTCCGCGTCGAGGTGTTCCGCCGGATCGGGTACTACCCGACGGAGACGAGCGAGCACTCCTCGGAGTACCTCCCCTGGTTCCTGCGCTCGGACGAGCAGGTCGAGCGGTTCCGCCTGCGGCCCTCGGAGTACCTGCAGATCTCCGAGGAGAACGTCCGCGAGTTCGAGGAGGCCGAACGGACGCTGGCCGCCGGCGGCACCCTGGCGCTGGAGGACGGCGCCACGGAGTACGCCCCGCAGGTCATCCACTCCCTGGTCACCGGGACCCCGCGGGAGGTGCACGCCAACGTCGTGAACCACGGCCTGGTGGACAACCTGCCCGCCGGCTGCGTCGTCGAGGTCCCCACCCTGGTCGACGGGAACGGCGTCCACCCGGTGCCGGTGGGGTCCCTGCCGGTGCAGGCCGCCGCGCTCAACCGCCCCTACGTCTCGGTCGCCGAACTCACCGTCGAGGCCGCCCGGACCGGAGACCCGCGCCTGGTTCGCCAGGCGGTGCTCGTGGACCCCAACGCCTCCTCGACCCTGACCCCGGAGCAGGTCTGGCGGATGTGCGACGACCTCGTCCTGGCCCACGGGGACCTGCTGCCCGAACCCCTGCGCGCGACGGTGTCCCCGACCGCGCTGTGA
- a CDS encoding N-acetylglucosamine kinase, with product MTWFLGMDGGGTKTAFVLLDGAGDVVARSTQPSCYYFGAPGGLAAVERIVADGVRAVTDGVTDPGSVEFSFFAFPGYGEVSGDVAALDALPARVLGHDRYACGNDMVSGWAGALGARDGVNVVAGTGSIAYGERAGRTRRTGGWGELFGDEGSAHWVAVEGLRAFSRMADGRVPRTPLHDAVLAAVGVRHPHDVVGVVLDGWGARRADVARLAPVVTGAAAEGDATAGAIVRAAATELADLVESTALGLGHAPGDRVTVSRTGGLFAAAVVRDAFEQALRRSRFAVDLVEPRHDPGHGSALYARTLAGRRVAP from the coding sequence GTGACGTGGTTCCTCGGGATGGACGGGGGCGGGACGAAGACCGCGTTCGTCCTCCTCGACGGCGCGGGCGACGTCGTGGCGCGCAGCACGCAGCCGTCCTGCTACTACTTCGGCGCACCGGGAGGGCTCGCGGCCGTCGAGCGGATCGTCGCCGACGGCGTGCGGGCGGTCACGGACGGGGTGACGGATCCTGGGTCCGTGGAGTTCTCGTTCTTCGCCTTCCCCGGGTACGGGGAGGTCAGCGGCGACGTCGCCGCCCTCGACGCGCTCCCGGCCCGCGTCCTCGGCCACGACCGCTACGCCTGCGGCAACGACATGGTCAGCGGGTGGGCCGGTGCGCTGGGGGCCCGGGACGGCGTGAACGTCGTGGCCGGCACCGGGTCCATCGCCTACGGCGAACGGGCCGGGCGGACCCGGCGCACGGGCGGCTGGGGCGAGCTGTTCGGCGACGAGGGTTCCGCGCACTGGGTGGCCGTGGAGGGGTTGCGCGCGTTCTCCCGGATGGCCGACGGTCGCGTCCCGCGGACTCCCCTGCACGACGCGGTGCTGGCCGCCGTCGGGGTGCGGCACCCGCACGACGTCGTCGGGGTCGTCCTGGACGGCTGGGGCGCGCGACGCGCCGACGTCGCCCGGCTGGCCCCCGTCGTCACCGGCGCCGCCGCGGAGGGCGACGCGACGGCCGGGGCGATCGTCCGGGCGGCCGCCACCGAGCTCGCCGACCTCGTCGAGAGCACCGCGCTGGGCCTCGGCCACGCCCCCGGGGACCGGGTCACCGTCTCCCGGACGGGTGGGTTGTTCGCGGCGGCCGTCGTCCGGGACGCCTTCGAGCAGGCGCTGCGCCGCAGCCGGTTCGCCGTCGACCTCGTGGAACCGCGGCACGACCCGGGCCACGGCAGCGCCCTGTACGCCCGGACGCTCGCCGGCCGTCGGGTCGCCCCGTGA
- a CDS encoding carbohydrate ABC transporter permease — MTSPAAPTSAPRVRPPASSLHRPRRRRRLPFSAWHLLLLPVAAVFLLPFVEMFLASVTPASDINRIPPGFWPSRFTVDGYARLFAESEVVRWLLNTVVVSAVAIASHLVLCSLAGYGFARLRFPGRELGFLGILATIMVPSQLLMIPTYVMFAKLGLVNDLGAAIVPWLASAFGIFLMRQFFLSLPAELEESGRIDGCSRLQVFWFVVLPLARPALATLAIFTLLGSWNDLVWPLVAINDEDAFTLQLGLTTFQGTRRTDWSLLMAGNVVATLPLVLLFLLAQKQFVATMASAGLKG; from the coding sequence ATGACGAGCCCCGCCGCTCCCACCTCCGCCCCGCGGGTCCGGCCCCCGGCGAGCTCCCTGCACCGGCCCCGCCGTCGCCGACGCCTGCCCTTCAGCGCCTGGCACCTCCTGCTGCTGCCCGTGGCCGCCGTGTTCCTCCTGCCGTTCGTGGAGATGTTCCTGGCGTCGGTGACCCCGGCCTCGGACATCAACCGGATCCCGCCCGGTTTCTGGCCGTCGCGGTTCACCGTGGACGGGTACGCGCGTCTGTTCGCGGAGTCGGAGGTCGTGCGCTGGCTGCTCAACACGGTCGTCGTCTCCGCCGTCGCCATCGCCTCCCACCTGGTGCTGTGCTCCCTGGCCGGGTACGGGTTCGCCCGGCTGCGGTTCCCGGGTCGGGAGCTGGGGTTCCTGGGCATCCTCGCCACGATCATGGTCCCCTCGCAGCTGCTCATGATCCCGACGTACGTCATGTTCGCGAAGCTGGGACTCGTCAACGACCTCGGCGCCGCGATCGTCCCCTGGCTGGCGTCCGCGTTCGGCATCTTCCTCATGCGGCAGTTCTTCCTCTCACTGCCCGCCGAGCTCGAGGAGTCCGGACGCATCGACGGCTGCTCCCGGCTGCAGGTGTTCTGGTTCGTCGTGCTCCCGCTGGCGCGACCGGCGCTCGCCACCCTGGCGATCTTCACGCTGCTCGGGTCGTGGAACGACCTGGTCTGGCCGCTGGTCGCCATCAACGACGAGGACGCCTTCACGCTGCAGCTCGGGCTGACGACGTTCCAGGGCACCCGACGGACCGACTGGTCCCTGCTCATGGCCGGCAACGTCGTGGCGACCCTGCCCCTCGTCCTCCTCTTCCTCCTGGCCCAGAAGCAGTTCGTCGCCACCATGGCCTCGGCCGGCCTCAAGGGCTGA
- a CDS encoding DeoR/GlpR family DNA-binding transcription regulator produces the protein MKRLIARRAATFLPEGPFAVAIGGGTTAAEVARALVFRTELTILTNSLTTAAEIGARQNLRVLVTGGIVRPSSFEIVGALAESSFAALNIGIAFLGADGVSAEGGVTTHDEVEARTNAAMVAGAQRSVLVVDSSKIGRVTLARVVDLAAVDDVVTDDGASVTDLRAVERAGPRVHVVQRVVQRVVQRVGHRA, from the coding sequence GTGAAACGCCTCATCGCCCGCCGTGCGGCGACGTTCCTCCCCGAGGGGCCGTTCGCGGTGGCCATCGGCGGGGGGACGACGGCGGCCGAGGTGGCGCGGGCCCTGGTGTTCCGCACCGAGCTGACGATCCTCACGAACTCCCTCACGACGGCCGCCGAGATCGGGGCACGGCAGAACCTGCGTGTCCTGGTGACGGGCGGGATCGTCCGGCCGAGTTCCTTCGAGATCGTCGGTGCGCTGGCCGAGAGCTCGTTCGCAGCGCTGAACATCGGGATCGCGTTCCTCGGGGCCGACGGTGTCAGCGCAGAGGGCGGGGTCACCACCCACGACGAGGTCGAGGCCCGCACCAACGCGGCGATGGTGGCGGGCGCCCAGCGCTCGGTCCTCGTCGTGGACTCCTCCAAGATCGGCCGCGTCACGCTGGCGCGGGTGGTCGACCTGGCCGCGGTCGACGACGTCGTCACCGACGACGGGGCGTCGGTGACGGACCTGCGCGCCGTCGAGCGGGCCGGGCCCCGGGTCCACGTCGTGCAGCGGGTCGTGCAGCGGGTCGTCCAGCGGGTCGGTCACCGCGCTTAG